A single Chitinophagales bacterium DNA region contains:
- a CDS encoding WYL domain-containing protein, with translation MSTQGTIKKYTLILEKLKHRHYPTKREIQEYFNGLGFNLTDRTFERHLEALRIEFGIQIIYDTWKKGYYLDEEASLNLKSFHKFINLSNVASLLTESLKDGKELLQYVSFDDSSLLTGIENLEKLLRATKEQRKIKFEHFNFYTQKTKQYSLKPYLLKEYKSRWYVIGTIFDTSDLRSFGIERINGLEVTDELFERDEALNPKEKFEEIIGLIYSDRKIQTVKLSFSMFQAEYIKSLKLHHSQKVVSEDKAKDECLIELFLKPNFELEQQILMHGENVKVLEPQWLVDRIRDRLKEALGYYS, from the coding sequence ATGTCCACGCAAGGCACCATCAAAAAATACACATTGATTTTAGAGAAATTGAAACACCGACATTATCCCACTAAAAGGGAAATACAGGAATATTTCAATGGGCTAGGTTTTAATTTAACGGACAGGACTTTTGAGCGGCATTTGGAAGCACTTCGGATTGAGTTTGGCATTCAAATCATTTATGACACATGGAAAAAAGGATATTATTTGGATGAAGAAGCATCCTTAAATCTAAAGTCCTTTCACAAATTCATAAACCTTTCAAACGTAGCCAGCCTTCTGACCGAAAGCCTAAAGGATGGTAAAGAACTGCTGCAATATGTTTCTTTTGACGATTCTAGTTTGCTCACAGGAATAGAAAATCTGGAAAAACTACTGCGTGCCACCAAAGAGCAGCGTAAAATCAAATTTGAGCATTTCAATTTTTACACTCAAAAAACAAAACAGTATAGCTTGAAACCCTATCTGCTGAAAGAATACAAAAGCAGATGGTATGTCATCGGGACTATATTCGACACCTCTGATTTGCGCAGCTTTGGTATTGAGCGCATCAATGGACTTGAAGTCACTGATGAATTGTTTGAAAGGGATGAAGCCTTGAATCCAAAGGAAAAATTCGAGGAGATTATCGGTTTGATCTATTCCGATAGAAAAATTCAAACAGTAAAACTTTCCTTTTCCATGTTTCAGGCAGAATACATCAAATCCTTAAAACTGCACCATTCCCAGAAAGTAGTAAGCGAAGACAAGGCAAAAGATGAATGCCTGATTGAATTGTTTCTAAAGCCCAATTTTGAGTTGGAGCAGCAAATTTTAATGCACGGAGAAAACGTGAAAGTGCTTGAGCCGCAGTGGTTGGTAGACAGAATCCGGGATCGATTGAAAGAAGCTTTGGGATATTATTCTTAA